A genome region from Tolypothrix sp. PCC 7712 includes the following:
- a CDS encoding ABC transporter ATP-binding protein, translating into MQTADNNSIVLEAKSLTRRFGGLVAVNNVSFAVRKYEIFGLIGPNGAGKTTLFNLITALIPPSSGELIYQNQNISQLRPYKIAGLGIARTFQNIRLFGELSALENVIVGRHLHTNSSMIKGVLGLPPAPSEESKSRKQALELLEMVGLSDRAQEKAKNFAYGDQRRLEIARALALEPQILLLDEPAAGMNPSEKQQLSEFIRNLRERFNLTIVLIEHHVPLVMGLCDRIAVLDFGQLIALGEPATVRDDPAVIEAYLGNA; encoded by the coding sequence ATGCAAACAGCCGATAACAATAGTATTGTCCTAGAAGCCAAATCTTTAACTCGCCGATTTGGTGGTTTAGTGGCTGTCAATAATGTATCTTTTGCAGTCAGAAAATATGAGATTTTTGGATTAATTGGCCCTAATGGTGCAGGTAAAACTACATTATTCAATCTGATTACTGCTTTAATTCCGCCTTCGAGTGGAGAATTAATTTATCAAAATCAAAATATTTCTCAACTACGTCCGTACAAAATAGCAGGTTTAGGGATTGCGCGGACTTTTCAAAATATTCGCTTGTTTGGTGAATTGTCGGCTTTAGAAAATGTGATTGTCGGCAGGCATTTACATACCAACAGTAGTATGATTAAAGGGGTTTTAGGATTACCACCTGCACCGAGTGAAGAATCTAAAAGTAGAAAACAAGCTTTAGAATTATTGGAGATGGTGGGATTAAGCGATCGCGCCCAAGAAAAAGCCAAAAACTTTGCTTATGGCGATCAACGTCGCTTGGAAATCGCCCGCGCTTTAGCTTTAGAACCGCAAATCTTACTCCTCGATGAACCAGCAGCGGGAATGAACCCCAGCGAAAAGCAGCAACTCAGCGAATTTATCCGCAATCTCAGGGAACGCTTCAACTTAACGATTGTGCTGATTGAGCATCATGTACCCTTAGTGATGGGATTGTGCGATCGCATTGCTGTTTTAGATTTTGGACAATTAATTGCTTTGGGTGAACCAGCTACAGTGCGGGATGATCCAGCAGTAATTGAAGCTTATTTGGGAAATGCATGA
- a CDS encoding ABC transporter ATP-binding protein, whose protein sequence is MNADERRYVNDKEDFTILDVKDLDVNYAGIQALKNINLTIKKGEVVTLIGANGAGKTTTLRAISKIVNPKSGQIIYSGRNITRRQAYEVVKLGVAHCPEGRRVLARQTVFDNLLLGAYIRNDQAAIKADIQRQYELFPRLAQRRNQLAGTLSGGEQQMLAIARALMSKPQLLLLDEPSLGLAPAIVREIFTIIENLRATGVTILLVEQNANLALQIADRGYVLEAGAITLTGAASELLTDERVKKAYLG, encoded by the coding sequence ATGAACGCAGATGAACGCCGATATGTAAATGATAAAGAAGATTTTACGATTTTAGATGTTAAAGACCTTGATGTTAATTATGCTGGTATTCAAGCTCTTAAAAATATCAATTTGACAATTAAAAAAGGTGAAGTAGTTACCTTAATTGGTGCAAATGGTGCAGGTAAAACAACCACTCTCCGCGCTATATCGAAAATTGTCAATCCTAAAAGTGGTCAAATTATTTATAGTGGCAGAAATATTACTCGCCGCCAAGCTTATGAGGTGGTGAAATTAGGTGTCGCCCATTGTCCGGAAGGACGGAGGGTGTTAGCACGGCAAACAGTTTTCGATAATTTATTATTAGGTGCTTATATTCGTAACGATCAAGCAGCTATTAAAGCCGATATTCAGCGTCAATATGAGTTATTTCCTCGGTTAGCCCAAAGACGCAATCAACTAGCAGGAACTCTTAGCGGTGGCGAACAACAAATGTTAGCGATCGCCCGTGCTTTAATGAGTAAACCACAACTCCTGCTTTTAGATGAGCCTAGCTTGGGTTTAGCCCCCGCAATTGTTAGAGAAATTTTTACTATTATTGAAAATCTCCGCGCTACTGGCGTGACAATTTTGTTAGTTGAACAAAACGCTAATTTAGCTTTGCAAATTGCTGATAGGGGCTATGTTTTAGAAGCTGGTGCTATTACTTTAACAGGTGCAGCTTCAGAATTATTGACCGATGAGCGTGTTAAAAAAGCTTATTTAGGGTAA
- a CDS encoding Uma2 family endonuclease, with product MVHSPTKTLTLEEFLQLPETKPASEYINGQVIPKPMPQGKHSRLQGELISSINSLVTPQKIALAFPELRCTFGGRSIVPDVAVFAWERIPLDASGDVANVFETHPDWTIEILSPDQSQTKVTGNILHCLKYGSSLGWLLDPDEKSVLVYPPKQQPILLQEEDEILPVPDLIKNLQLTVGQLFGWLKL from the coding sequence ATGGTACATTCACCAACTAAAACCCTGACTTTGGAGGAGTTTTTACAACTCCCGGAAACGAAGCCAGCTAGTGAATATATTAATGGGCAAGTAATTCCAAAACCAATGCCACAAGGCAAACATAGTAGACTTCAGGGTGAACTAATTAGTTCTATCAATTCTTTAGTTACGCCTCAAAAAATTGCCCTAGCCTTTCCAGAATTGCGGTGTACATTTGGCGGACGTTCCATTGTTCCAGATGTCGCTGTGTTTGCTTGGGAAAGAATTCCTTTGGATGCAAGTGGAGATGTAGCTAATGTTTTTGAAACACATCCAGATTGGACAATTGAAATTTTATCACCTGACCAAAGTCAAACGAAAGTAACAGGCAATATTTTACATTGCCTCAAGTATGGTAGTAGTTTAGGTTGGCTACTAGATCCAGATGAAAAATCTGTTTTAGTCTATCCCCCAAAACAGCAACCAATACTTTTACAAGAAGAAGATGAAATATTACCAGTTCCAGATTTAATTAAGAATTTACAATTGACTGTAGGGCAATTATTTGGTTGGTTAAAGTTATAG
- a CDS encoding DUF2262 domain-containing protein, producing the protein MASVHINTDGSADLFYDDGELFGGHKIIVSIDCNGVCEDAQIAG; encoded by the coding sequence TTGGCATCAGTTCATATTAATACTGACGGTAGCGCTGACCTTTTTTATGATGATGGTGAGCTATTTGGCGGTCATAAAATTATTGTCTCTATTGATTGTAACGGAGTTTGTGAAGATGCTCAAATCGCAGGCTAA
- a CDS encoding histidine phosphatase family protein, with protein sequence MSQIIWIARHANRLDFVNPDWFLTAERRYDPPLSDDGFIQAKQLANRLQKEKISHIFASPFLRTVQTANAVAQALDLPIKLETGLSEWLNPAWMTEEPQRLSTSALAELFPRIDVSYTPRIAAKYPETKEQVRARSGQTARCLAVENYPQNILLVGHGASVLGAAMGLVGEIAQAEVKASLCSLVKVVLQDSEWLLELKGDTSHLMEVEEVIRFV encoded by the coding sequence ATGAGCCAAATTATCTGGATTGCAAGACACGCTAACCGCCTCGACTTCGTTAACCCTGATTGGTTCCTCACTGCTGAACGACGCTACGATCCACCTTTATCTGACGATGGTTTTATTCAAGCCAAGCAGCTAGCTAACCGCCTCCAGAAAGAGAAAATCAGCCATATTTTCGCTTCGCCTTTTCTGCGAACAGTGCAAACAGCCAATGCGGTTGCTCAAGCGCTAGATTTACCGATTAAATTAGAAACTGGTTTGAGTGAATGGTTAAATCCGGCTTGGATGACAGAAGAACCACAAAGGCTGTCAACGTCAGCATTAGCAGAATTATTCCCCAGAATTGATGTGAGTTATACGCCGCGCATTGCTGCCAAATATCCCGAAACAAAAGAACAAGTAAGGGCACGTTCGGGACAAACGGCTAGATGTTTAGCAGTGGAAAATTACCCACAGAACATTTTATTAGTAGGGCATGGTGCTTCTGTGCTAGGGGCAGCTATGGGTTTAGTAGGAGAAATTGCTCAAGCTGAAGTTAAAGCTTCTTTATGTTCTTTAGTAAAAGTAGTGCTGCAAGACTCAGAATGGTTGTTAGAGCTGAAGGGGGATACTTCTCATTTAATGGAAGTAGAGGAAGTAATTCGATTTGTTTAA
- a CDS encoding glucokinase, giving the protein MTLLLAGDIGGTKTILRLSEIADSPGITESSDAQALRNIYEETFHSQDFPDLVPIVQQFLVKAKSATPQKACFAIAGPVVHNTAKLTNLAWYLDSERLQQELGIASVSLINDFAAVGYGIFGLNSKHLVTLQAGKPKHDAPIAIIGAGTGLGQGFLIKQGEHYQVFPSEGGHADFAARNELEFRLMKYLLDKHDIQRVSVERVVSGMGIISIYQFLRDQKVAVESPDIAHIVRTWEEEAGKLEKSVDPAATIGIAALQKRDRLSEQTIQLFVEIYGAEAGNLAIKLLPYGGLYIAGGIAPKILPLMQEGSFLLNFTQKGRMRSLLEEIPVYIILNQQVGLIGAALYAARL; this is encoded by the coding sequence ATGACATTATTACTAGCAGGAGATATCGGCGGCACAAAAACTATTCTGCGATTGAGTGAAATAGCAGACTCACCAGGAATCACGGAATCATCAGACGCACAGGCTTTACGCAATATTTATGAGGAAACTTTTCACAGTCAGGATTTTCCTGATTTAGTGCCGATAGTTCAGCAGTTCCTCGTTAAAGCCAAGTCCGCGACACCACAAAAGGCTTGCTTTGCGATCGCAGGGCCAGTGGTTCATAATACTGCCAAGCTGACAAATTTAGCTTGGTATTTGGATAGCGAACGTCTACAACAAGAACTGGGAATTGCTTCTGTTTCGCTAATTAATGACTTTGCAGCCGTTGGTTACGGCATTTTTGGCTTAAACAGCAAACATTTGGTGACTTTACAAGCTGGGAAGCCAAAACACGATGCACCGATTGCCATTATTGGCGCTGGTACGGGATTAGGACAAGGCTTTTTAATTAAGCAGGGAGAACATTATCAAGTTTTTCCCTCAGAAGGTGGACACGCCGACTTTGCGGCGCGCAACGAGTTAGAATTTCGGCTGATGAAATACTTGCTGGATAAACATGATATCCAGCGCGTTTCTGTAGAACGGGTAGTTTCTGGGATGGGAATCATCTCGATTTACCAATTTTTGCGCGATCAAAAGGTGGCTGTGGAATCACCAGATATCGCTCACATTGTGAGAACCTGGGAAGAAGAGGCAGGAAAATTAGAGAAAAGTGTCGATCCAGCTGCAACTATTGGTATTGCTGCCTTACAAAAACGCGATCGCCTTTCGGAACAAACTATACAATTATTTGTAGAAATTTATGGTGCAGAAGCCGGAAATCTCGCCATTAAACTTCTACCTTATGGCGGATTGTATATTGCTGGTGGTATTGCTCCCAAAATTCTGCCTTTAATGCAAGAGGGTAGTTTCCTATTAAACTTCACCCAAAAAGGTAGGATGCGTTCTCTCCTCGAAGAAATACCGGTATATATTATTCTCAACCAACAAGTAGGGCTAATTGGTGCTGCTTTATATGCAGCTAGGTTATAA
- a CDS encoding type II toxin-antitoxin system VapC family toxin gives MSGEIALDTSVAVRFLNGDRVVVSRVLALPEVVLPTVVVGELLFGAENSTRPLQNLPRYLEFIQTCVVVPLSQETATVYAKTRMALKRKGRPIPMNDVWIAAQCLEQAWVLVTDDTDFDYVDNLVLERW, from the coding sequence ATGAGTGGTGAGATTGCCCTGGATACTTCTGTGGCTGTGCGTTTTTTGAATGGAGATAGAGTGGTTGTTTCTCGGGTACTAGCATTACCAGAAGTAGTTCTCCCTACAGTCGTAGTTGGAGAGTTGCTTTTTGGTGCAGAAAATTCAACTCGTCCATTACAAAATTTACCTCGTTATCTAGAATTTATTCAGACTTGTGTAGTTGTACCATTAAGCCAAGAAACTGCAACAGTATATGCAAAAACGAGAATGGCACTGAAGCGTAAAGGAAGACCAATTCCCATGAATGATGTTTGGATTGCAGCACAGTGCTTAGAGCAGGCTTGGGTTTTAGTTACAGATGATACAGACTTTGATTATGTGGATAACTTGGTGTTAGAGCGTTGGTAA
- a CDS encoding GAF domain-containing protein codes for MNINQSESTVELKPLSPPYFLFGKDADKSSSDQFLLSIYDSGQASIFVVDVLEDGDFRYVALNPTHERWLGMSSEELQGKRPEDILSPMDAAKVRQHYNDCVRFGKTISYEQCLQFQGVPTWWSTTLTPLRDANSRIYRLIGTSSSISPIKQIERKGKLQAEKAQLLADIDQKICQSQDLETILPQIVKEARNLLSCDRVLVYRFQADGTGAIAAEATIVAHGPLMGKNIQDPCFTTKHQERYRKGGIQVIEDIYAAGLHPCQIDFLASLQVRANLVVPILLHQELWGLLIAQYCDKPHQWRDAEIDLLKQLAAQIGIASQQAELQQQLENLQAEMELQRQEYAEQVQKIQDFQALWQRITEQIRDNLDISQILETVVQDLAQLLKSDRCHIELYDIDCTLATIAYEYTHSSPLYQGVSKQVADFPEVYQRLLQKQSLHSVEILPGWQPTLQVITQLAYPIFDRQGMLGNLWLIRASQQPFDEWENGVVQQIASQCAIAIRNSRLNLTIQTQGQEIASIERLNHQFLRALAQELRTPITSINLAAQTLESMLNLEGLSDKDIVPQLLQILHSECGRGSNLIQDLLTLTQHQTPPDPQTLIPIDLQTWLPPIVESFREVTACQKQQLKLKIDTALPTLATEITELERIVTELLNHICKYTPTGETITVSVRLIADMMQISFQNSGLEISAQQRARIFEPFYHIAKNDPWKHSGTGLELALVQKMVTNLGGKIQVESVAGKTTFIVKLPRA; via the coding sequence ATGAATATTAACCAATCGGAATCAACTGTAGAACTCAAACCACTATCTCCGCCTTACTTTCTCTTCGGCAAAGATGCGGACAAAAGTAGTAGCGATCAGTTTCTACTCAGCATCTACGATTCTGGACAGGCATCGATTTTTGTAGTAGATGTGCTGGAAGATGGGGATTTTCGCTATGTGGCACTAAACCCAACTCATGAACGCTGGCTGGGAATGAGCTCTGAAGAACTCCAAGGCAAAAGGCCAGAGGATATACTATCGCCTATGGATGCGGCGAAAGTACGTCAGCATTACAATGATTGCGTGCGCTTTGGCAAAACGATTTCCTACGAACAATGCTTGCAATTCCAAGGTGTTCCTACATGGTGGAGTACGACGCTGACACCGTTGCGAGATGCGAATTCAAGGATTTATCGCTTGATTGGTACTAGTAGCAGTATCAGTCCAATCAAGCAGATAGAACGCAAAGGAAAACTGCAAGCAGAAAAAGCGCAACTATTGGCAGATATAGACCAAAAAATTTGCCAATCTCAAGATTTAGAGACAATTCTGCCACAAATAGTTAAGGAAGCGCGGAATTTATTAAGTTGCGATCGCGTTTTAGTTTACCGCTTCCAGGCTGATGGTACTGGTGCGATCGCAGCGGAAGCAACTATAGTTGCTCATGGCCCGCTAATGGGGAAAAATATCCAAGATCCTTGCTTTACTACTAAACATCAAGAACGCTACAGAAAAGGCGGGATTCAAGTTATTGAAGACATTTATGCAGCAGGGTTACATCCTTGCCAAATAGATTTTCTCGCCTCTTTGCAAGTTAGGGCGAATTTAGTTGTACCAATTCTCTTACACCAAGAGTTATGGGGGTTATTAATTGCCCAGTATTGTGATAAACCCCATCAATGGCGAGATGCAGAAATTGACTTACTCAAGCAGTTAGCAGCACAAATTGGCATTGCTAGCCAGCAAGCTGAACTGCAGCAACAGTTAGAAAATCTGCAAGCGGAAATGGAGTTGCAACGCCAAGAGTATGCAGAGCAAGTACAGAAGATTCAAGACTTTCAAGCACTGTGGCAACGCATCACAGAACAAATCCGCGACAATCTTGATATCAGCCAAATACTAGAAACAGTAGTTCAAGATTTAGCACAGTTACTCAAAAGCGATCGCTGTCATATCGAACTCTATGATATTGACTGCACCCTAGCAACCATTGCCTATGAATACACCCATAGTTCACCTTTGTATCAAGGTGTAAGCAAGCAAGTTGCAGACTTCCCGGAAGTTTATCAACGCTTATTGCAAAAACAATCCCTGCATTCTGTAGAAATTCTTCCCGGATGGCAACCAACATTGCAGGTAATTACTCAGCTAGCTTATCCAATTTTTGATCGCCAAGGAATGCTGGGCAATCTATGGCTGATCCGCGCTTCCCAACAACCATTTGATGAATGGGAAAATGGCGTAGTGCAGCAAATCGCCAGTCAATGTGCGATCGCAATTCGCAATTCGCGGCTCAATCTAACAATCCAAACCCAAGGGCAAGAAATAGCAAGCATTGAACGCCTCAATCACCAATTTCTCCGCGCTTTGGCGCAAGAACTCCGCACGCCCATTACCAGCATTAATCTCGCAGCCCAAACCCTTGAAAGTATGCTTAATCTAGAAGGGCTATCAGATAAAGACATAGTGCCGCAACTATTGCAGATACTCCATAGCGAATGTGGTAGAGGTAGTAACTTAATTCAAGACTTGCTCACACTTACCCAGCATCAAACCCCACCCGATCCCCAAACCCTCATTCCCATCGACTTACAAACCTGGTTACCCCCAATTGTCGAGTCTTTTCGGGAAGTCACCGCTTGTCAGAAACAACAATTAAAGCTGAAGATTGATACTGCACTACCAACTTTAGCAACAGAGATTACAGAATTAGAGCGAATTGTGACAGAATTGCTTAACCATATCTGCAAATACACGCCTACTGGTGAAACCATCACAGTATCAGTGCGACTGATAGCAGATATGATGCAGATTAGTTTCCAAAACTCCGGCTTAGAAATATCTGCCCAACAACGAGCAAGAATTTTTGAGCCATTTTATCACATCGCTAAAAATGACCCCTGGAAACATAGCGGCACCGGACTAGAACTAGCATTAGTGCAAAAAATGGTCACCAATTTAGGCGGTAAAATTCAGGTAGAAAGTGTAGCCGGAAAAACTACATTTATAGTAAAACTCCCTAGAGCTTAA
- a CDS encoding glycoside hydrolase family 10 protein translates to MNRFARRYFCYWLCLELLLCFIAFSLPSHSVYYQKASPPTTTEIRGVWLTNVASGVFFVPWGINRAVNQLSALNFNTIYPVVWNRGHTFYNSTVAKRVTGADTQPLLKIMHGGQDVLDKLIQLAKPKGINIVPWFEYGFMTPPYSQLALRYPEWLTNGQEGIKSINEIPPEEVGNNHVSKLAWLNPLHPQVQEFIQELIVEVVSKYDVDGIQLDDHFGMPVQFGYDAFTIELYQQEHQGKSPPKNPFNPEWMRWRSEKLTDFMAAIYQSVKAVKPYVKISLSPNSQAFAYKYYLQNWEDWVKKGLIDELILQVYRDNKNSFIREIEQPAVEFARSQIPVAIGISTGTLRDSVEIAQIKEQVKIARDRKFNGISFFYWESLWGYISPESPQRRRRAFLEMFNTKAATPILLPKKI, encoded by the coding sequence ATGAATCGGTTTGCCCGCCGTTATTTTTGTTACTGGCTGTGTTTGGAATTATTATTATGCTTTATAGCATTTTCCCTTCCTTCTCATTCAGTTTATTACCAAAAAGCCAGTCCTCCAACTACAACCGAAATTCGTGGTGTTTGGCTAACTAATGTTGCCAGTGGTGTATTCTTTGTCCCTTGGGGTATTAACCGCGCTGTCAACCAACTTTCGGCGCTTAACTTTAATACTATTTATCCTGTAGTTTGGAACAGAGGTCATACTTTTTACAATAGTACAGTTGCGAAAAGAGTAACAGGTGCAGATACTCAACCTTTACTCAAAATTATGCATGGGGGACAAGATGTTTTAGACAAGTTAATTCAACTTGCTAAACCTAAAGGTATAAATATTGTTCCTTGGTTTGAATATGGGTTTATGACACCACCATATTCTCAATTAGCACTACGTTACCCGGAATGGCTAACAAATGGGCAGGAAGGTATTAAATCAATTAATGAGATTCCTCCAGAAGAAGTTGGCAATAATCATGTTAGTAAATTAGCTTGGCTGAATCCTCTACATCCACAAGTTCAAGAATTTATTCAAGAACTAATTGTAGAAGTTGTCAGTAAATATGATGTGGATGGAATTCAGCTTGATGACCATTTTGGGATGCCAGTACAGTTTGGTTACGATGCTTTTACTATAGAACTTTACCAACAAGAACACCAAGGTAAAAGTCCACCAAAAAATCCTTTTAACCCAGAATGGATGCGTTGGCGATCAGAAAAACTGACTGATTTCATGGCAGCAATTTATCAATCTGTGAAAGCAGTTAAACCTTATGTAAAAATTTCTTTGTCTCCCAACTCTCAAGCTTTTGCTTACAAATATTATTTACAAAATTGGGAAGATTGGGTAAAAAAAGGTTTAATAGATGAGTTGATTTTACAGGTATATCGAGATAACAAAAATAGTTTTATTAGAGAAATAGAACAGCCAGCAGTGGAATTTGCTCGCAGTCAAATACCTGTAGCTATTGGGATATCAACGGGCACATTGCGCGATTCCGTAGAGATTGCCCAAATCAAAGAACAGGTTAAGATAGCGCGCGATCGCAAATTTAATGGTATCTCATTTTTCTACTGGGAAAGTTTATGGGGTTATATCTCTCCAGAGTCCCCCCAAAGGCGACGCAGGGCGTTTCTAGAGATGTTTAACACCAAAGCTGCGACACCAATTCTCCTACCAAAGAAAATTTGA